A genome region from Musa acuminata AAA Group cultivar baxijiao chromosome BXJ3-5, Cavendish_Baxijiao_AAA, whole genome shotgun sequence includes the following:
- the LOC135639157 gene encoding beta-glucuronosyltransferase GlcAT14B-like — protein MKVALSPLHVRSAAIMVDRKWIAPLAVGATVSLVLLLFLTTLSSPDAPLALLPLSLLPSALLSHPSSPLAALYAPVFVESKLRPAPPSVRLSTASPRPPRLAYLISGTVGDGNMLKRVLLALYHPANRYVVHLDLEAPVEEREDLRDYIARHSLFTAVGNVRMITKANLVTYRGPTMVANTLHAAAILLREGGDWDWFINLSASDYPLVTQDDLLHTFSNLPRDLNFIDHTSDIGWKEFQRAKPVIIDPGLYMTKKSDVFWIPQRRSVPTAFKLFTGSAWMALSRSFIDYCIWGWDNLPRAVLMYYANFISSPEGYFHTVICNAQEFHNTTVNHDLHFISWDNPPKQHPHYLTMDDMSRMVEGNAPFARKFHRDDPVLDKIDAELLFRGPNMIVPGGWCAGSRKNGSDPCLVVGNATILRPGPGAIKIERLMLSLLSDEKFRLSQCK, from the exons ATGAAGGTGGCCCTCAGCCCCCTGCACGTAAGGTCGGCGGCGATAATGGTGGACCGGAAGTGGATCGCTCCCCTGGCGGTCGGCGCCACTGTctccctcgtcctcctcctcttcctcaccaCCCTCTCCTCCCCGGACGCCCCCCTTGCCCTCCtacccctctccctcctcccctccgCCCTCCTCTCCCACCCCTCCAGCCCCTTGGCCGCCCTCTACGCCCCTGTCTTCGTCGAGTCCAAGCTCCGGCCCGCCCCTCCCTCCGTCCGCCTCAGCACGGCCTCGCCGCGGCCGCCTCGCCTCGCCTACCTCATTTCCGGCACTGTCGGTGACGGCAACATGCTCAAGCGAGTCCTCCTCGCGCTCTACCACCCCGCCAACCGCTACGTCGTCCACCTTGATCTGGAGGCCCCCGTGGAGGAGCGTGAAGACCTGAGGGATTACATTGCCCGCCACTCGCTCTTCACGGCCGTCGGGAACGTGAGGATGATCACCAAGGCTAACCTCGTCACGTACCGCGGGCCGACCATGGTGGCCAACACTCTCCATGCCGCGGCTATTCTGCTGCGGGAGGGTGGGGATTGGGATTGGTTCATTAATCTTAGTGCTTCGGATTACCCCCTCGTCACCCAAGATG ATCTGCTGCACACCTTCTCCAATTTGCCGAGGGATCTCAACTTCATCGATCATACCAGTGACATTGGTTGGAAGGA GTTCCAGAGGGCGAAACCCGTAATTATAGATCCAGGGTTGTATATGACGAAGAAATCTGATGTCTTTTGGATCCCGCAGAGGAGAAGCGTACCGACAGCATTCAAACTGTTTACAG GTTCTGCATGGATGGCTCTCTCACGTTCCTTCATCGACTATTGCATATGGGGCTGGGACAACCTTCCAAGAGCTGTTCTCATGTACTATGCCAACTTCATCTCCTCTCCAGAAGGTTACTTTCATACTGTCATATGCAATGCACAGGAGTTCCACAATACCACCGTCAACCATGACCTTCACTTCATTTCATGGGATAATCCACCCAAGCAGCATCCTCACTACCTCACCATGGATGATATGTCACGCATGGTAGAGGGCAATGCACCATTTGCTCGGAAGTTCCACAGGGACGATCCTGTACTCGACAAGATAGACGCTGAGCTCTTGTTTCGTGGGCCAAACATGATTGTTCCAGGAGGGTGGTGCGCAGGGAGTAGAAAAAATGGTAGCGACCCCTGCCTGGTTGTGGGAAATGCCACTATCCTTCGGCCGGGTCCTGGTGCAATCAAGATAGAACGACTTATGCTATCACTCTTATCAGACGAGAAGTTTCGCCTGAGCCAGTGCAAATAG
- the LOC135638474 gene encoding HIPL1 protein-like isoform X2, whose protein sequence is MNISDAACAAVMKSILCAQCDPYSAELFGTEPRTRTIPYLCNSTGSASSSLHNNSSKDFCREVWDTCKDISTRNSPFAGLPVSSSKLTDIWQSATDFCKAFGGSSGDNTPCFNGDSVSFNSIADSPTPKGLCLERIGNGSYLNMVAHPDGSNRVFLSNQAGKIWLATIPEHGSGGTLELDESNPFLDLTDEVIFDTELGLMGLAFHPNFTTNGRFFVSYNCDKLQSASCSGRCSCNSDIGCDPSKLGTDNGAQPCQYQTVVAEFTANDSSTTPSTASSANPLEVRRIFTMGLPYMAHHGGQILFGPADGYLYLMMGDGGNIGDPYNFAQNKKAMLGKIMRLDINNMQSQNQISELGLWGNYSIPKDNPYMVDSELQAEIWALGLRNPWRCSFYVEKPSYFFCADVGQESYEEVNLISKGGNYGWRVYEGPYLYHPPRSPGGNTSLGSINPILPVMGYSRSDINTTMGSASITGGYVYRSLTDPCMYGRYLYADLYGGAMWAGIEVPENSGNYTSTMIPFNCAKNSPIPCDTVPGSPLPSLGFIYSFGEDNRKDVFLLTSEGVYRIVPPSRCNYACPKENTTDTGSPAPGQSSSACQLEILPRRLVLILDILLLLLW, encoded by the exons ATGAACATCTCCGATGCGGCCTGCGCGGCTGTCATGAAATCCATCCTCTGCGCG CAATGCGATCCATATTCAGCTGAGTTGTTCGGAACTGAACCAAGGACAAGAACAATTCCATATCTCTGCAACTCTACTGGCTCAGCAAGCTCTTCTCTGCACAACAACTCCAGCAAAGACTTCTGTAGAGAAGTGTGGGATACTTGCAAAGATATTTCGACAAGGAATTCTCCTTTTGCTGGGCTACCAGTTTCTTCATCCAAACTTACTGATATCTGGCAATCTGCAACAGACTTTTGTAAAGCATTTGGAGGATCATCTGGAGATAATACTCCATGCTTCAATGGTGACTCAGTTTCATTCAACAGCATCGCAGATTCACCAACTCCTAAAGGTCTATGTCTTGAGAGAATTGGAAATGGATCTTACCTCAACATGGTTGCTCACCCTGATGGATCAAATCGTGTTTTCCTGTCAAACCAAGCTGGCAAAATTTGGTTGGCAACTATTCCAGAACATGGATCAGGTGGAACACTGGAACTCGATGAGTCAAACCCATTTCTTGATTTAACTGATGAAGTCATCTTTGACACTGAACTTGGTCTAATGGGTCTGGCATTTCACCCAAACTTCACAACAAATGGACGTTTTTTCGTTTCGTACAACTGCGATAAGCTTCAATCGGCATCCTGTTCTGGAAGATGTTCATGTAACTCTGATATAGGCTGTGATCCTTCAAAACTTGGCACTGATAATGGTGCCCAACCATGTCAATACCAAACCGTTGTGGCTGAGTTCACTGCCAATGATTCCTCGACAACACCCTCCACA GCATCAAGCGCGAATCCATTAGAAGTGAGGAGGATTTTTACTATGGGGCTTCCATATATGGCTCATCATGGTGGCCAAATTCTCTTTGGACCTGCAGATGGCTATTTATACCTTATGATGGGAGATGGTGGGAATATAGGAGATCCTTATAATTTTGCTCAAAACAAAAAGGCAATGCTTGGAAAAATCATGCGACTCGACATAAACAACATGCAGA GTCAGAATCAAATAAGTGAACTTGGTCTATGGGGAAACTATTCTATACCAAAGGATAATCCTTACATGGTTGATAGCGAACTACAGGCTGAGATATGGGCATTGGGTTTAAGGAACCCATGGCGTTGCAGTTTTTATGTAGAAAAACCTTCTTATTTCTTCTGTGCAGATGTTGGCCAG GAATCATACGAAGAAGTAAATTTGATCTCAAAGGGTGGAAACTACGGATGGCGAGTCTACGAGGGACCTTATCTTTATCATCCACCTCGGTCTCCTGGAGGTAATACATCACTTGGCTCCATAAATCCAATCCTCCCTGTTATGGGTTACAGCCGCTCCGATATAAACACCACTATGGGCTCTGCATCTATCACCGGTGGTTATGTCTACAGATCATTGACAGATCCCTGCATGTATGGAAG GTACCTATATGCAGATCTGTATGGTGGAGCCATGTGGGCAGGAATAGAGGTCCCAGAAAACAGCGGAAACTACACCAGCACTATGATTCCCTTCAACTGTGCCAAGAACTCTCCTATTCCTTGTGATACGGTTCCTGGAAGTCCTCTCCCGTCCCTGGGATTCATATACTCATTTGGTGAGGACAATAGAAAGGATGTTTTCCTTCTTACAAGCGAGGGAGTGTACAGGATTGTCCCACCGAGCCGCTGCAATTATGCTTGCCCAAAGGAGAATACAACTGATACTGGAAGTCCAGCTCCTGGCCAGTCTTCATCTGCATGTCAACTTGAGATACTGCCGAGAAGACTGGTGTTGATCCTGGAtatactcctcctcctcctctggtaG
- the LOC135638474 gene encoding HIPL1 protein-like isoform X1, with product MRPVMMASLPLLLLFLFLFLLPHSLALQLCTDSMAPTTLKAPLSFCAYDGSSCCNSTDDAALRKQFQSMNISDAACAAVMKSILCAQCDPYSAELFGTEPRTRTIPYLCNSTGSASSSLHNNSSKDFCREVWDTCKDISTRNSPFAGLPVSSSKLTDIWQSATDFCKAFGGSSGDNTPCFNGDSVSFNSIADSPTPKGLCLERIGNGSYLNMVAHPDGSNRVFLSNQAGKIWLATIPEHGSGGTLELDESNPFLDLTDEVIFDTELGLMGLAFHPNFTTNGRFFVSYNCDKLQSASCSGRCSCNSDIGCDPSKLGTDNGAQPCQYQTVVAEFTANDSSTTPSTASSANPLEVRRIFTMGLPYMAHHGGQILFGPADGYLYLMMGDGGNIGDPYNFAQNKKAMLGKIMRLDINNMQSQNQISELGLWGNYSIPKDNPYMVDSELQAEIWALGLRNPWRCSFYVEKPSYFFCADVGQESYEEVNLISKGGNYGWRVYEGPYLYHPPRSPGGNTSLGSINPILPVMGYSRSDINTTMGSASITGGYVYRSLTDPCMYGRYLYADLYGGAMWAGIEVPENSGNYTSTMIPFNCAKNSPIPCDTVPGSPLPSLGFIYSFGEDNRKDVFLLTSEGVYRIVPPSRCNYACPKENTTDTGSPAPGQSSSACQLEILPRRLVLILDILLLLLW from the exons ATGAGGCCAGTGATGATGGCTTCActgcctcttctcctcctcttcctcttcctcttcctcctccctcactCCCTTGCTCTCCAACTGTGCACCGATTCAA TGGCACCTACGACCCTGAAAGCTCCTTTATCCTTCTGTGCTTACGATGGTAGCAGCTGCTGCAACTCGACCGATGATGCCGCACTCCGGAAGCAGTTCCAGTCTATGAACATCTCCGATGCGGCCTGCGCGGCTGTCATGAAATCCATCCTCTGCGCG CAATGCGATCCATATTCAGCTGAGTTGTTCGGAACTGAACCAAGGACAAGAACAATTCCATATCTCTGCAACTCTACTGGCTCAGCAAGCTCTTCTCTGCACAACAACTCCAGCAAAGACTTCTGTAGAGAAGTGTGGGATACTTGCAAAGATATTTCGACAAGGAATTCTCCTTTTGCTGGGCTACCAGTTTCTTCATCCAAACTTACTGATATCTGGCAATCTGCAACAGACTTTTGTAAAGCATTTGGAGGATCATCTGGAGATAATACTCCATGCTTCAATGGTGACTCAGTTTCATTCAACAGCATCGCAGATTCACCAACTCCTAAAGGTCTATGTCTTGAGAGAATTGGAAATGGATCTTACCTCAACATGGTTGCTCACCCTGATGGATCAAATCGTGTTTTCCTGTCAAACCAAGCTGGCAAAATTTGGTTGGCAACTATTCCAGAACATGGATCAGGTGGAACACTGGAACTCGATGAGTCAAACCCATTTCTTGATTTAACTGATGAAGTCATCTTTGACACTGAACTTGGTCTAATGGGTCTGGCATTTCACCCAAACTTCACAACAAATGGACGTTTTTTCGTTTCGTACAACTGCGATAAGCTTCAATCGGCATCCTGTTCTGGAAGATGTTCATGTAACTCTGATATAGGCTGTGATCCTTCAAAACTTGGCACTGATAATGGTGCCCAACCATGTCAATACCAAACCGTTGTGGCTGAGTTCACTGCCAATGATTCCTCGACAACACCCTCCACA GCATCAAGCGCGAATCCATTAGAAGTGAGGAGGATTTTTACTATGGGGCTTCCATATATGGCTCATCATGGTGGCCAAATTCTCTTTGGACCTGCAGATGGCTATTTATACCTTATGATGGGAGATGGTGGGAATATAGGAGATCCTTATAATTTTGCTCAAAACAAAAAGGCAATGCTTGGAAAAATCATGCGACTCGACATAAACAACATGCAGA GTCAGAATCAAATAAGTGAACTTGGTCTATGGGGAAACTATTCTATACCAAAGGATAATCCTTACATGGTTGATAGCGAACTACAGGCTGAGATATGGGCATTGGGTTTAAGGAACCCATGGCGTTGCAGTTTTTATGTAGAAAAACCTTCTTATTTCTTCTGTGCAGATGTTGGCCAG GAATCATACGAAGAAGTAAATTTGATCTCAAAGGGTGGAAACTACGGATGGCGAGTCTACGAGGGACCTTATCTTTATCATCCACCTCGGTCTCCTGGAGGTAATACATCACTTGGCTCCATAAATCCAATCCTCCCTGTTATGGGTTACAGCCGCTCCGATATAAACACCACTATGGGCTCTGCATCTATCACCGGTGGTTATGTCTACAGATCATTGACAGATCCCTGCATGTATGGAAG GTACCTATATGCAGATCTGTATGGTGGAGCCATGTGGGCAGGAATAGAGGTCCCAGAAAACAGCGGAAACTACACCAGCACTATGATTCCCTTCAACTGTGCCAAGAACTCTCCTATTCCTTGTGATACGGTTCCTGGAAGTCCTCTCCCGTCCCTGGGATTCATATACTCATTTGGTGAGGACAATAGAAAGGATGTTTTCCTTCTTACAAGCGAGGGAGTGTACAGGATTGTCCCACCGAGCCGCTGCAATTATGCTTGCCCAAAGGAGAATACAACTGATACTGGAAGTCCAGCTCCTGGCCAGTCTTCATCTGCATGTCAACTTGAGATACTGCCGAGAAGACTGGTGTTGATCCTGGAtatactcctcctcctcctctggtaG